The following are from one region of the Candidatus Eisenbacteria bacterium genome:
- a CDS encoding NADH-quinone oxidoreductase subunit M (Catalyzes the transfer of electrons from NADH to quinone), producing the protein MTSHLLSWITFFPLIGMVVVLFLPRDRHNWIRWTSAAASAVTLALSIWLFGN; encoded by the coding sequence ATGACGTCACACCTGCTCTCCTGGATCACGTTCTTCCCGCTCATCGGGATGGTGGTCGTGCTCTTCCTTCCACGGGACCGACACAACTGGATCCGCTGGACTTCAGCCGCCGCCTCCGCGGTGACGCTGGCGCTCTCGATCTGGCTCTTCGGCAACT